In a single window of the Paenibacillus sp. MMS20-IR301 genome:
- a CDS encoding response regulator transcription factor encodes MKRITILIADDDAEIAGLIGLHLEKEGYHIIKVTSGTAAVQAVQTQHIDLAVLDIMMPGMDGYEVTRQIREQHGLPIIFLSAKTSDLDKITGLVIGADDYMTKPFNPMELVARVNAQLRRSMLLSQPVAEQKAVLETGGLIIDPDRRSVICYGNTVELTPKEFDILYLLASYPKKVFSAEQLFRQVWGEAYYEGGNTVMVHIRTLRKKLGEEPNKNTWIKTIWGVGYTFNG; translated from the coding sequence ATGAAACGGATTACGATTCTTATCGCCGATGATGATGCGGAGATTGCCGGACTGATCGGACTGCATCTTGAGAAAGAGGGCTATCACATCATCAAGGTTACCAGCGGCACAGCTGCGGTACAAGCAGTCCAGACTCAGCATATTGACCTTGCGGTACTGGATATTATGATGCCCGGTATGGACGGGTATGAGGTGACCCGGCAGATCCGGGAGCAGCATGGGCTGCCGATTATCTTTTTGAGCGCGAAGACTTCAGATCTGGACAAAATCACCGGGCTTGTCATCGGCGCCGACGATTATATGACCAAGCCGTTTAACCCCATGGAGCTGGTGGCGAGAGTGAATGCGCAGCTCCGCCGTTCCATGCTGCTGAGCCAGCCGGTTGCAGAGCAGAAGGCCGTGCTGGAAACGGGAGGTCTGATCATCGATCCGGACCGCCGCTCGGTCATATGTTACGGCAATACAGTAGAGCTTACACCGAAGGAGTTCGACATTCTGTATCTGCTGGCCAGCTATCCGAAGAAGGTATTCAGCGCAGAGCAGCTGTTCCGGCAGGTCTGGGGCGAAGCCTATTATGAAGGCGGGAACACGGTCATGGTTCACATCCGCACCCTGCGCAAGAAGCTCGGGGAAGAGCCGAACAAGAATACCTGGATCAAAACCATCTGGGGGGTCGGGTACACATTCAATGGCTAA